The DNA segment TTTAATAAATGATGACTAAAGTTCTGTCGTCATGGTTTCCGGGACTCCAGAAGTCCATCCACTGGGAAAGTGCGGCTGCAACATTTGGATTTCCCTTTTGCAATTTTACCTGATGTCCTTCCGGATTGTCTCCTTCCAGGTCTGCGATCAGGCGGTTCCAGACCTCCGGTTGTGCCAGCTTAAAAGTGGTTTCAAATTTCGCATCATAAATTCCATCACTCATCATCATGAGGTAAGAAAAATCAGGAACGATCCGGGCAGAAAAGCGGCTTGGATAATCCGGCTGCTCAAATATTTCGGACATCGTAACGAAACGTGTAGCCCCTCCATATTCACCGGCATCCAGCCAATTCAATAAAGTGACCTCATTTTGTTTGCTGTTTAATAGCGATATAGGACAATCACCTACACTAAATGTTAAGATGGCCCAGCCCTCATCGAATTGTTTGATCAGGCATAAAGCAAGCGTGGCATGTAAGTCGGAAAGCTGCGCATCCAGACTATTGGCCAATGTTTCCAGGCGGAGGTACAGCTCCTGAATGGCCGGGCCCAGGAAGGTGGCTGCAATGTGCTGAAGTTCCTGTTCAAGCGGCTTTTCGCCATTGTGGCTTGTCATCATTAACTGTGCTTCCAGCTGTTCATAAGCGGAAGCAGGCAATTCCTCTAAGTGGCCGACTATCGTTTCAGCGGCAACCTTAGAGCCCAGCCTGGACAATCTTGCACTTCCTGCACCATCTGATACGGCCAGGATGTTCCAACCCTGTGTTCCGGTATCTCCCAAGGCATAATGGTCTTCCCTGAACTTACCGATATTGGCATGCGCCCTTCCTCTTTTTGAGGCCGCTACCAGTTGCTTAGTTCCAAAAGATTGTTGTGTATGTACTTCATCGGCTTTCCACCAGGGATCATTTGGATCACTTTCCAGTGTTTTCCATAAAGAACGTGGATCCGGATTTACGGCAAAAGGAATTTTCTTTTCCATTGCTTCTCCTGCAACAAGGAGCTGGAAAACAAGTTTAACATCCGCAGGCTCCAAAGGAATTCCGCTTAAGGTTTTACTTTCCGCAGCATAGGTTAATCCAATCTGTTCCAGTCCGGTTATGTTTGATATGATCACTTCGTTCCAATCTTCTCCTTCCAGGTTAAGCACCACCTGATAAGTTTTACCTACTGTAGCATTTGGCAGTACAATGCGTTTCTCTTCCAGGTTTTTCTTCCTTTGAAATATTTCCCACTTTTCCATTGGCCTGTCTATCCCTGCGTTCTGTTAATGTCGAAACCGCCACCACCTGTTCCGTATTGTGCTTTTGTATTGCACCATGGGCAGGTACTGTACTCTTCTTCTCCGATGCAATGAATTTTACCGCAGGAACAAATGGCAAGGCCATACTGGTTGCCACAGGAAGGACAGGTCGGCGCTCCGATCAGCTCTTCGCTATTGATCTTAAAAGCATTGACCGACTGGTCAGAGAGTTCATAATAAGAATTGTCGACCTGAAATGCGCCGTTAAGTTTATAGGCAACGGTTTGCAGGCCAAGATCAGAGAATGGGGAATCATTCAAGACCTTTCTGTATTTCATCAGGTAAGGCCTTTTGGTATTCTGGCATTTCGCGGCAAGCACGACAAAGTTCGGATCAATGTATTCCTGCGGGCTGTCTTTCTTGCTCAGGTCAATCTTACTGATGACCTGGTCGTCCAGTTTGGCCAGTTCAAAACCTGAAGTGCTGTTGTCTACACTGACACTGCTCGTTTTAATCGAGTCTGTTACCCATTTAAAAAATGCGGTATATTGTTCCGTGCTGCTGTTGTTAAACATCAGCACATGCTCGGTCAGTTCAGTTAACAGAGAAAGGTCTGTTTCCTGTCCGAAAGAGATGACCACGAGATTTGTTGATTTCTGCCAGTTCTGTTTCCACTCCTGAATTGCAGATCGGGTATCGTCTGTAGGCACACCATCAGTAAGCAGGAAGATGATTGGCTTCCAGTCTCCCTTTTGCTCATGCGTGGTTTTAATCACATTAGACCTGAGTTCGTACATCAGGTGCCCCAGTCCTTTACTCAAAGAGGTTCCTCCCCCAATGGGAAATCTGGGTGGGTAGAAATCGGCGATTTCCTGTAACGGAACAATGGTCCTTGCCTGTCCGGCGAAAACCAATACCGAGACCCAAACCGTTTCTATGGCATATGGGTCGGATTTTAAAGCTTTAATGATGTTGGCCATTCCTTCTTCAACATGTTGAATAGGTTCGCCAATCATGGATTCAGAAATATCTATAAGAAAGTATATAGGAAGTCTTCTCATGTGATGGAATAGGATCAGATAATTAAGTGGATTTCGGATGGTGGTGGCGGCAGGGTAATGCTTTCAGTAGTTCCCATAGACTTATTGCCCTGGTCTATGGCATCGGAGACCCATTTAAAAAACTGTTTTAACGTGCTGCTGTCTGCGGTGTCCAGGTGAACCACCGTATCCGTCAACTCCTTTAAAATGGAGTCGTCTGCCAGGTGTCCGGCAGCGCAGGCCACAATGGAAGCGAAATTTAGAGCTTTGATTTTAGGGATCATCTCCCTGTAGCGTTTCAGATCAGAAGGTTTGCCATCGGTAAACAGGAAAAATAAAGGACGCCAGTCGGCGCTTTGTTCATTGGTGGCTTTCTGAATTTCAGCGGTTGCTTTTTCATGCAGCAATTCCAATCCTTGCCCCATGTGTGTCGGCCCGCTTTGGGGGCACATGATTTCGGGTAATTGAAAATGAACCAATTCCGTCAGGGGAACAAGTTCCTTCACTTCTCGATCGAAGGTAATGATGCTGATCCATAAGGAATCCAGCGCCTGGGCATCGGTTCTTAAAGTACTCAGCATTCCGTTTAAAGCATTGTTTAACGCTTGAATAGGCTCTCCATACATCGACCCGGATGTATCCAGCAAAAAATAAACAGGTAATCTTCTCATCTAATTTTTCAAAAAGGTAATCAGCTAAACGCTATAGTGTATGTTCTTATGAATAGGTTAAAGTTAATTGGTTTTTTACAGATAAAATAATTAATTCAGAGGCCATGGTTGTTTTTTTACTTTAATTAAATACCATTTGTTTTTTATTCTTATCACAGAATTATGTCTACCTTAATCGAACGCATCATTCATTCTCCCTATGAAAAACAAACTGAGCATCCTTCTTCTTGAGGACCCTGAAAGAGATAAAGGGGAAGTCGTCGCTGCATTAAGGTGCTCAGGTACTGAGCTTAATCTCTTGGCTGTCCATGGGCTGAAAGACTATACGAAGGCGCTGAAAGAATTCTGCCCTGACTTGATATTGGCTTCATTTTCGGGAGCGGAATCTATCGGACATCAGGCTTTTCGCCTGGTAAAAGCCCTGGATCCGAAAATTATATTTATCGGGATCAGCAGTATTGAATTTGAAGATGAAGGCTTGAAATTGCTGGAGGCAGGCGCCGCAGATTACTTTTTAAGAGACCGGTTGGCCCGTCTTCCTTTCGCCATGTTGCAGGCATTGGAAGCAACGAGATTAAAAGCTCAGGAAGCACAGCATCTTCAGTTGCTTTGGAAGATGCCCTCTGCAGTGGCCATTGTGACCGGACCCGAGCATACATTTCAATTTGCAAATTCCTTTTATCAGCAGCTCAGCGGAAAAGAAAACATCCTTGGCAAACGCATCTCTGAAGTATTTACAGATCCGAGGCATCATTTTATTATTCAGGTTGCCGATCAGGTTTATCAAACTGCGGAAACATTTGTCGACAAGGAAGTATTTGTTCAGCTCGATGGAGGGATGGCTGGAAATCCGCTTTTGAGCACTTTATACATCAATTTCACTGTTCAGGCCCTGCGCGATGATAACGGCGCAATTGAGGGGTTATTGATCTTTGGAATGGATGTGACCGAACAGGTGCAGTCGCGCAAGGAAACAGAGCAGGTAAACCAGGAGATTGACAAGTTGTTTGGTGCCGTTAACGAGGGGTTCTACCTGAAAGATATTGTAAATAATAAATACATTCAGCTGTCTGCAGGCTGTCCTAAAATATATGGGTATACGAGCACAGAGTTCCATGAGAACCCTGATTTATGGTATGAGGTAATTTATCCTGAAGACCGGTTTATTGTGGAACGGGATGATGTGCTGCTCCTAAAAGGTGAGCAGGTGAAAAGTGAATACCGGATTACCCATAAGGACAACAGCATGAGGTGGCTGGAAGTCAGGGCTTTGCCGAATCTCGTAAATGGAAAGCTCGTTAGCGTTGAGGGGGTAGTGAGCGACATCACGCAACGGAAAGTTTCTGAAGAAAAGATCAGACTGGCGGAGGCCGGCCTTTCTGAAGCCCAGAAGATGGCGCAGATTGGCAACTGGAGTTACGATTTGATCAGACAGGAACTGACCTGGTCTGATGGCTTGAAAGAAATCTATTGGAGTGATGAGTCTCTGATCCCTGCCAATCAGCATTTTGAAGACCTTGTTCATCCTGATGACCGGCTCAGACTGGAATATGAGGTTGGCAAGTTGAAGCGAATCGGAAAGAATATGAAGACGAATTTCAGGATCATGAATTCGAAGGGAGAAGTCAAGATCCTGACCGGAGAGAACCGCATTGAGTTCAATAAGGAAGGTCAACCCATCCGGCTTTAT comes from the Pedobacter sp. FW305-3-2-15-E-R2A2 genome and includes:
- a CDS encoding PP2C family serine/threonine-protein phosphatase is translated as MEKWEIFQRKKNLEEKRIVLPNATVGKTYQVVLNLEGEDWNEVIISNITGLEQIGLTYAAESKTLSGIPLEPADVKLVFQLLVAGEAMEKKIPFAVNPDPRSLWKTLESDPNDPWWKADEVHTQQSFGTKQLVAASKRGRAHANIGKFREDHYALGDTGTQGWNILAVSDGAGSARLSRLGSKVAAETIVGHLEELPASAYEQLEAQLMMTSHNGEKPLEQELQHIAATFLGPAIQELYLRLETLANSLDAQLSDLHATLALCLIKQFDEGWAILTFSVGDCPISLLNSKQNEVTLLNWLDAGEYGGATRFVTMSEIFEQPDYPSRFSARIVPDFSYLMMMSDGIYDAKFETTFKLAQPEVWNRLIADLEGDNPEGHQVKLQKGNPNVAAALSQWMDFWSPGNHDDRTLVIIY
- a CDS encoding TerY-C metal binding domain-containing protein yields the protein MRRLPIYFLIDISESMIGEPIQHVEEGMANIIKALKSDPYAIETVWVSVLVFAGQARTIVPLQEIADFYPPRFPIGGGTSLSKGLGHLMYELRSNVIKTTHEQKGDWKPIIFLLTDGVPTDDTRSAIQEWKQNWQKSTNLVVISFGQETDLSLLTELTEHVLMFNNSSTEQYTAFFKWVTDSIKTSSVSVDNSTSGFELAKLDDQVISKIDLSKKDSPQEYIDPNFVVLAAKCQNTKRPYLMKYRKVLNDSPFSDLGLQTVAYKLNGAFQVDNSYYELSDQSVNAFKINSEELIGAPTCPSCGNQYGLAICSCGKIHCIGEEEYSTCPWCNTKAQYGTGGGGFDINRTQG
- a CDS encoding VWA domain-containing protein, producing the protein MRRLPVYFLLDTSGSMYGEPIQALNNALNGMLSTLRTDAQALDSLWISIITFDREVKELVPLTELVHFQLPEIMCPQSGPTHMGQGLELLHEKATAEIQKATNEQSADWRPLFFLFTDGKPSDLKRYREMIPKIKALNFASIVACAAGHLADDSILKELTDTVVHLDTADSSTLKQFFKWVSDAIDQGNKSMGTTESITLPPPPSEIHLII
- a CDS encoding PAS domain-containing protein: MKNKLSILLLEDPERDKGEVVAALRCSGTELNLLAVHGLKDYTKALKEFCPDLILASFSGAESIGHQAFRLVKALDPKIIFIGISSIEFEDEGLKLLEAGAADYFLRDRLARLPFAMLQALEATRLKAQEAQHLQLLWKMPSAVAIVTGPEHTFQFANSFYQQLSGKENILGKRISEVFTDPRHHFIIQVADQVYQTAETFVDKEVFVQLDGGMAGNPLLSTLYINFTVQALRDDNGAIEGLLIFGMDVTEQVQSRKETEQVNQEIDKLFGAVNEGFYLKDIVNNKYIQLSAGCPKIYGYTSTEFHENPDLWYEVIYPEDRFIVERDDVLLLKGEQVKSEYRITHKDNSMRWLEVRALPNLVNGKLVSVEGVVSDITQRKVSEEKIRLAEAGLSEAQKMAQIGNWSYDLIRQELTWSDGLKEIYWSDESLIPANQHFEDLVHPDDRLRLEYEVGKLKRIGKNMKTNFRIMNSKGEVKILTGENRIEFNKEGQPIRLYGILQDVTSLKIAEETLKKSEANLRTLLNHTDAAYILVDHELKIVSYSHLAQEIAEFRGYEKPYEGSYIFDYFVRQKRSKLEKIIEEVTNGKNIAYEIKVKEKNGQQKWYAIKWVGVNDNEHKNWGFILSIKDITQVKILADQQNLITSELIRRNKDLEQFTYVVSHNLRAPVANIIGLSELMNTVGLDERGSAELMHGLQTSIRNLDTVIKDLNYVLQVKKDAPGRLKEPVDIQVLVDEIRQSINHLVVQEQMVIECDLEVHQAYTVRGYLYNIFYNLILNSLKYHRPNLPPCLQIKAYLTGNHLNLVFKDNGKGMDLRKYGSQLFGLYKRFDLEVEGKGMGLFMVKTQIEDLGGSIQVESEPEKGTTFHIILPV